In Procambarus clarkii isolate CNS0578487 chromosome 6, FALCON_Pclarkii_2.0, whole genome shotgun sequence, one DNA window encodes the following:
- the LOC123754159 gene encoding uncharacterized protein CG45076-like, translating to MEAAVAAMEEAAAAMEVVAVAAMEVEAAAVMLVVLLPAASALEAMEVVVEAAAMEVAVEAAAMEVVVAAMEEAEAAMEVVAVAAMEVEAAAVMLVVLLPAASALEAMEVAVEAAAMEVVVVAIVVVVEAVIVAARLPAASALEGMEVEVVVVAEADTVGVVVEVMELVHRPVVLASEDMEVVEAAAMEVAGAALVVVVEAMEVVLHQAVSASEAMEVAALVVVVVAAMEEEAMGNKPSLCKQICLLSHV from the coding sequence ATGGAGGCGGCGGTGGCGGCTATGGAGGAGGCGGCGGCGGCCatggaggtggtggcggtggcggccatGGAGGTGGAGGCGGCGGCGGTTATGCTGGTGGTTCTTCTACCAGCGGCTTCAGCTTTGGAggccatggaggtggtggtggaggcggcggccatggaggtggcggtggaggcggcggccatggaggtggtggtggcggctatgGAGGAGGCGGAGGCGGCCATGGAGGTGGTGGCGGTAGCGGCCATGGAGGTGGAGGCGGCGGCGGTTATGCTGGTGGTTCTTCTACCAGCGGCTTCAGCTTTGGAGGCCATGGAGGTGGCGGTGGAGGCGGCggccatggaggtggtggtggtggctatagtggtggtggtggaggcggttaTAGTGGCGGCTCGTCTTCCAGCGGCTTCAGCTTTGGAGGgcatggaggtggaggtggtggtggtggcggaggcggacacagtgggggtggtggtggaggttatgGAGCTGGTTCATCGTCCAGTAGTTTTAGCCTCGGAGgacatggaggtggtggaggcggcggcCATGGAGGTGGCGGGGGCGgctttggtggtggtagtggaggctatGGAGGTGGTTCTTCATCAGGCAGTTTCAGCCTCGGAGGCCATGGAGGTGGcggctttggtggtggtggtggtagcggctaTGGAGGAGGAGGCTATGGGAAATAAACCAAGTTTATGTAAGCAGATATGTTTATTAAGTCATGTATAA
- the LOC123754160 gene encoding uncharacterized protein, producing MNVIQFQKLVLVSLALAMLAVSSLARPGGHGGGGGGYGGGGDGHGGGGGGGHGGGGGGGYAGGGGHGGGGGGGHGGGGGGGHGGGGGGGGGGGGNGGGGGGGHSGGGSGGYGAGSSSSSFSLGGHGGGGGGGHGGGGGGFGGGSGGYGGGSSSGSFSLGGHGGGGSGGGGGGGYGGGGYGK from the exons ATGAATGTGATACAATTTCAGAAGTTGGTGTTAGTATCCTTGGCCTTGGCCATGCTGGCCGTATCTAGCTTGGCCAGGCCAGGTGGACATGGAGGCGGCGGTGGCGGCTATGGAGGAGGCGGTGACGGCCatggaggtggtggcggtggcggccatggaggtggtggtggcggcggttatGCTGGTG GCGGTggccatggaggtggtggtggtggaggccatggaggtggtggtggtggaggccatggaggtggtggtggtgggggcg gtggtggtggtggtaatggaggtGGTGGCGGAGGCGGACACAGTGGGGGTGGCAGTGGAGGTTATGGAGCTGGTTCATCGTCCAGTAGTTTTAGCCTCGGAGGACATGGAGGAGGTGGAGGCGGCGGCCATggaggtggcggtggcggctttggtggtggtagtggaggctatGGAGGTGGTTCTTCATCAGGCAGCTTCAGCCTCGGAGGCCATGGAGGTGgcggctctggtggtggtggtggtggcggctatgGAGGAGGAGGCTATGGGAAATAA
- the LOC123753471 gene encoding keratin, type I cytoskeletal 9-like encodes MNVIQFQKLVLISLALAMLAVSGLARPGGHGSGGGGGGYGGGGGGGYGGGGGGGHGGGGGGHGGGGGGGGGGGGGHSGGGGGGYGAGSSSSSFSLGGHGGGGGGGGGGGGHGGGGGGGHGGGGGGFGGGGGGGGYGGGSSSGSFSLGGHGGGGSGGGGGGYGGGGYGK; translated from the exons ATGAATGTGATACAATTTCAGAAGTTGGTGTTAATATCCTTGGCCTTGGCCATGCTGGCCGTATCTGGCTTGGCCAGGCCAGGAGGACATGGAAGCGGAGGCGGCGGTGGCGGCTatggaggtggcggcggtggcggctatggaggtggcggcggtggcggccatggaggtggtggcggtg GTCAtggaggtggcggtggtggcggtggcggcggcggtggcggacacagtggtggtggcggcggaggttaTGGAGCTGGCTCATCGTCCAGTAGTTTTAGCCTTGGAGGACatggcggtggtggcggaggtggtggCGGAGGCGGCGGCCATGGGGGTGGCGGAGGCGGCGGCCatgggggtggcggtggcggctttggtggtggtggtggtggtggaggctatgGAGGTGGTTCTTCATCAGGCAGTTTCAGCCTCGGAGGCCATGGAGGTGgcggctctggtggtggtggtggcggctatgGAGGAGGAGGCTATGGAAAATAA